One window of Methanorbis furvi genomic DNA carries:
- a CDS encoding DUF424 domain-containing protein, which yields MYLKIHNIPGQGEVVAVCDRELLNTTLTCPACDIIVDPGFYGSVLAEEAAVLAALTSAANANLIGKRVCELAIAAGLIDKQCCIMIGDIPHAQIYGL from the coding sequence ATGTATCTTAAAATCCACAATATCCCGGGACAGGGTGAGGTCGTCGCAGTCTGTGACCGCGAACTACTCAATACCACGCTCACCTGCCCTGCCTGTGACATCATCGTCGACCCAGGATTCTACGGCAGCGTACTTGCCGAAGAAGCCGCAGTCCTCGCCGCCCTCACCTCCGCAGCAAATGCCAACCTCATCGGAAAACGTGTATGCGAACTCGCCATCGCCGCAGGACTCATTGACAAACAGTGCTGCATCATGATCGGCGACATCCCCCACGCACAAATCTACGGACTCTAA
- a CDS encoding 60S ribosomal export protein NMD3, with amino-acid sequence MTLTSGFCPKCGAPSENGELCGKCRVKDTIWVTMEPRVICTYCPTCGSTKTAGLWTDCPVDREELAYNLVNGAISLHKDLRDIQKDIHIIDLSVNRSIATVFVSGNLYGMPVEVTEKIKIVWAREQCDRCCRISGSYYEGIIQVRANGRKPTPYELRRAAEIAYQIEDQLQTAGDRLSFVSDIDEQKDGLDIIFSSQAIGNAISVDICGALGGSFTTHPKLVGEKAGIKLYRVTYSIRLPRFSRGDIIRHGRDYFQILRQTKDMLFVRDLKTGQSRNFREDVDDPLFGNIRTAEVATVIYRDAGILGVLDPVTQKTAEMPDHAWIGADAGDSVFFVRDEEQLIPAGKSNESPQDIEEFTAESVQD; translated from the coding sequence ATGACCCTCACCTCAGGATTCTGCCCCAAATGCGGAGCACCGTCGGAAAACGGAGAGCTCTGCGGAAAATGCCGCGTAAAAGACACCATATGGGTAACGATGGAACCCCGCGTCATCTGCACCTACTGCCCGACCTGCGGCTCCACCAAAACCGCCGGCCTCTGGACCGACTGCCCGGTCGACCGTGAAGAGCTCGCCTACAACCTTGTCAACGGCGCGATATCCCTGCACAAAGATCTCCGGGATATCCAGAAAGACATCCATATCATAGACCTCAGCGTCAACCGGTCCATAGCCACCGTATTTGTATCAGGAAATCTCTACGGCATGCCGGTCGAAGTCACCGAAAAGATCAAAATCGTCTGGGCGCGTGAACAGTGCGACCGGTGCTGCAGAATCTCCGGCAGCTACTACGAAGGAATCATTCAGGTGCGTGCAAACGGAAGAAAACCCACGCCCTACGAACTCCGCAGAGCTGCCGAGATCGCCTACCAGATCGAAGACCAGCTACAGACCGCAGGCGACCGCTTATCCTTCGTCTCCGACATCGACGAACAAAAAGACGGACTTGACATCATCTTCAGCTCGCAAGCGATCGGCAACGCAATCTCTGTTGACATCTGCGGAGCGCTCGGCGGCTCCTTTACCACGCACCCGAAACTCGTTGGTGAAAAAGCAGGCATCAAACTCTACCGCGTCACCTACTCAATTCGGCTGCCCCGCTTCTCCCGCGGCGACATCATCAGACACGGTCGCGACTACTTCCAGATTCTCCGCCAGACCAAAGACATGCTCTTCGTCCGCGACCTAAAGACCGGTCAGTCCCGCAACTTCCGCGAGGATGTGGATGACCCGCTTTTTGGAAACATCAGAACCGCAGAAGTTGCAACAGTCATCTACCGTGACGCAGGTATCCTGGGCGTGCTTGACCCTGTCACCCAGAAAACCGCAGAAATGCCGGACCACGCATGGATCGGTGCTGACGCCGGAGACTCTGTTTTCTTTGTGCGTGACGAAGAACAGCTGATTCCGGCAGGCAAATCCAATGAAAGTCCGCAGGATATTGAAGAGTTCACTGCCGAATCTGTCCAGGACTGA
- a CDS encoding SAM-dependent methyltransferase: MKVRRILKSSLPNLSRTETWRDNSRSIYCDGEYAYVPVLDGWPYDLEIPERAPYKGPGYQRLGDTLLLHGASPTDDELNDLIAWEQPACILHLQEHAGVMRLPKAVVLYGKPHDVTFSEAGIFYTLNPAEIMFSQGNRREKMRLRSLVRSGEKVADMFAGIGYFTLTAAFKGAEVHAMEINRVSFVYLIKNIHDNYVSKNVRAQCGDCRDLLSGTYDRILMGHFDAVDFLPHALAHAGPGTILHVHGVGDRSAEVAAAVEGAGFRYSLSEHKVKKYASRTWHCVWDVELR, translated from the coding sequence ATGAAAGTCCGCAGGATATTGAAGAGTTCACTGCCGAATCTGTCCAGGACTGAAACCTGGCGCGACAACAGCCGCAGCATCTACTGCGACGGCGAGTACGCTTACGTTCCGGTTTTGGACGGCTGGCCGTACGATCTTGAGATCCCTGAGCGTGCGCCGTACAAAGGCCCCGGGTACCAGCGGCTCGGCGACACTCTGCTTTTGCACGGCGCGTCGCCGACGGATGACGAGCTTAATGATCTCATCGCATGGGAGCAGCCAGCCTGCATTCTGCATCTGCAGGAACACGCAGGCGTCATGCGGCTGCCAAAGGCTGTTGTCCTCTACGGCAAACCGCATGACGTGACATTCTCTGAAGCAGGAATTTTTTACACGCTCAACCCTGCAGAGATTATGTTCTCGCAGGGCAACCGGCGCGAAAAGATGCGGCTGCGGTCTCTCGTGCGGTCAGGCGAAAAGGTTGCCGACATGTTTGCCGGCATCGGCTACTTCACTCTCACCGCCGCATTCAAAGGAGCCGAGGTGCATGCGATGGAGATCAACCGCGTCTCGTTCGTGTACCTGATCAAAAATATTCATGACAACTATGTTTCCAAAAACGTTCGTGCCCAGTGCGGCGACTGCCGCGACCTGCTATCCGGCACCTACGACCGGATACTGATGGGACATTTTGACGCAGTCGATTTTCTGCCGCACGCTCTTGCTCACGCCGGACCCGGGACCATCCTGCATGTTCACGGCGTCGGCGACCGGTCGGCTGAGGTTGCCGCTGCTGTCGAAGGAGCAGGTTTTAGGTATTCTCTCAGCGAACATAAAGTAAAGAAGTACGCGAGCCGCACCTGGCACTGCGTATGGGACGTTGAACTGAGATGA